A region from the Variovorax sp. RKNM96 genome encodes:
- a CDS encoding tripartite tricarboxylate transporter permease has product MIGQSLHDLWFGFGVAFQGSNLLWSFFGVLVGNLIGVLPGMGALQAISILLPLTYAMHPVPAILMLAGIFYGSQYGGAIGAILMNMPSHPPHAVTCLDGYPMTKQGKGGVALGVTMIASFFAASVGIIVMIFASPLLVQIAFKFGPTEIFSIMLLGLLAGSTMSRGSPLKGVAMTIFGLLCGVVGTDVNSGSFRFAFGLPELSDGLELVAISMGLFGVADFLLNVNRMKAIGDTGTLKLSDMRPSKEELKRAFPAMIRGTIVGTVFGAMPGTGPTITTFIAYALERKVSKTPDKFGTGMIEGVAGPEASAHSKTQVDFIPTMSLGIPGDAVMALILGALLIQGIQPGPQLITEHPDIFWGLIASFWIGNVILVVLNVPMIGVWVKLLKVPYKYLFPAAMFFIATGVYSTQNSLFQIWEVLVFGIVGAVLMTLEFSVAPILLGFVLGPMVEENFRRALLLSRGDMSVFVTRPISGTFIGLCVLLLLGVGYSAWRGRAGRKSVIELPKAPDGAPPAEAISLGGK; this is encoded by the coding sequence ATGATCGGTCAATCGCTCCACGACCTCTGGTTCGGCTTCGGTGTCGCGTTCCAGGGCTCCAATCTCCTGTGGTCGTTCTTCGGCGTGCTGGTGGGCAACCTGATCGGCGTGCTGCCGGGCATGGGCGCGCTGCAGGCCATCTCGATCCTGCTGCCGCTCACCTACGCGATGCACCCGGTGCCCGCGATCCTGATGCTGGCCGGCATCTTCTACGGCTCGCAGTACGGCGGTGCCATCGGCGCCATCCTGATGAACATGCCGTCGCACCCGCCGCATGCGGTGACCTGTCTCGACGGGTATCCGATGACCAAGCAGGGCAAGGGCGGCGTCGCGCTCGGGGTGACGATGATCGCGTCGTTCTTCGCGGCGTCGGTCGGCATCATCGTGATGATCTTCGCCTCGCCGCTCTTGGTGCAGATCGCGTTCAAGTTCGGCCCGACCGAAATCTTCTCGATCATGCTGCTGGGCCTGCTCGCCGGCTCGACCATGTCGCGCGGCTCGCCGCTCAAGGGCGTGGCGATGACGATCTTCGGCCTCCTGTGCGGCGTGGTCGGCACCGACGTGAACAGCGGCAGCTTCCGTTTCGCGTTCGGCCTGCCCGAACTGAGCGACGGCCTCGAGCTGGTGGCCATCTCGATGGGCCTCTTCGGCGTGGCCGACTTCCTGCTCAACGTGAACCGCATGAAGGCCATCGGCGACACGGGCACGCTCAAGCTGAGCGACATGCGCCCGAGCAAGGAAGAACTGAAACGCGCCTTCCCCGCGATGATCCGCGGCACCATCGTCGGCACGGTGTTCGGCGCGATGCCCGGCACGGGCCCGACCATCACCACCTTCATCGCCTATGCGCTGGAGCGCAAGGTGTCGAAGACGCCCGACAAGTTCGGCACCGGCATGATCGAAGGCGTGGCCGGCCCCGAGGCCTCGGCCCACTCGAAGACGCAGGTCGACTTCATCCCGACGATGAGCCTCGGTATTCCGGGCGACGCGGTGATGGCGCTGATCCTCGGCGCGCTGCTGATCCAGGGCATCCAGCCCGGCCCGCAGCTCATCACCGAGCACCCGGACATCTTCTGGGGCCTGATCGCCTCGTTCTGGATCGGCAACGTGATCCTGGTGGTGCTCAACGTGCCGATGATCGGCGTGTGGGTCAAGCTCCTGAAGGTGCCCTACAAGTACCTGTTCCCGGCCGCGATGTTCTTCATTGCGACGGGCGTCTACAGCACGCAGAACAGCCTGTTCCAGATCTGGGAAGTGCTGGTGTTCGGCATCGTCGGCGCGGTGCTGATGACGCTGGAGTTCTCGGTCGCGCCGATCCTGCTGGGCTTCGTGCTCGGGCCGATGGTGGAAGAGAACTTCCGCCGCGCGCTGCTGCTCTCGCGCGGCGACATGTCGGTGTTCGTGACGCGGCCGATCAGCGGCACCTTCATCGGGCTGTGCGTGCTGTTGCTGCTCGGCGTGGGCTACTCGGCATGGCGTGGACGCGCGGGCCGCAAGTCGGTGATCGAACTGCCGAAGGCGCCTGACGGCGCGCCGCCTGCAGAGGCCATCTCGCTCGGCGGCAAGTAA
- a CDS encoding tripartite tricarboxylate transporter TctB family protein, with protein sequence MHPHGEDPASHALRPASKFKKDYYGGALLVVIGLAAVYAGVGYRVGELAHMGPGFFPVALGGLLALTGLLIAISARGDKPASEEAVSHGHPGGMPDLRGGICIILGILAFLLLGEYGGLLPATFAIVFISALGDRDNTLTEAILLSLAMSFIAVVVFWWALKLQLPLFQWGG encoded by the coding sequence ATGCACCCGCACGGTGAAGATCCGGCCTCGCACGCGCTTCGGCCCGCATCGAAATTCAAGAAGGATTACTACGGCGGCGCGTTGCTCGTGGTCATCGGCCTGGCGGCCGTCTATGCGGGTGTCGGCTACCGCGTCGGCGAGCTGGCGCACATGGGACCGGGCTTCTTCCCGGTGGCGCTCGGCGGCCTGCTGGCGCTGACGGGCCTGCTCATTGCCATTTCCGCGCGCGGCGACAAGCCCGCGAGCGAAGAGGCCGTGTCGCATGGTCATCCCGGCGGCATGCCCGACCTGCGCGGCGGCATCTGCATCATCCTGGGCATCCTCGCGTTCCTGCTGCTCGGCGAATACGGCGGCCTGCTGCCGGCGACCTTCGCGATCGTGTTCATCTCGGCGCTTGGCGACCGCGACAACACGCTGACCGAGGCCATCCTGCTCTCGCTGGCGATGAGCTTCATCGCGGTGGTGGTGTTCTGGTGGGCGCTGAAGCTTCAGCTGCCGTTGTTCCAATGGGGAGGCTGA
- a CDS encoding sensor histidine kinase: protein MDPQLPPPPQPDPHSAEPRRFGIRARLLALLLPGIVGLMALDSWSDYQALTESLVVAYDQSLLEPVQALANGIVVASDGSVRVQEAFSVQAMFESTHLRYKYLHVGVQRVAKGEPLDASAPQNTLMGVPALPLPPGQPPDGTPVFYDAVHEQHPVRVAALRQTVYDTRHPGDGWSVLIQAAEGTGPRLQAQTESLKQELLRDTRMILVVALLVWLGVAWTLRPLERLRRSLRERRRDDLKPLDASGVPQEVVPLVEAVNHHIAGHRRMVAEQSQFLADASHQLRTPLSILSIQAGYAVRETDPERMRESLHAIVAQLARTRRLSEQLLSLAHATTEDEIAGTEPAVVDLSDIARGVVLQYLPLAHEHDQDLGWVDARAESETEDETPVLPVRANAAELHEALANLVHNAIKYTPRGGNITVTVRREASHALAEVCDSGPGIAPERRDSVFERFHRDPAAGAAGAQGAGLGLTIARSYARRNGGEIELDNADTPESANGGGLRAILKLPLAVLPRVSAG from the coding sequence ATGGACCCGCAGCTTCCCCCGCCCCCACAGCCTGATCCGCACAGCGCCGAGCCCCGGCGCTTCGGCATCCGCGCGCGCCTGCTCGCGCTGCTGCTGCCGGGCATCGTCGGACTGATGGCGCTCGACAGCTGGAGCGACTACCAGGCGCTCACCGAATCGCTGGTGGTCGCCTACGACCAGAGCCTGCTCGAACCGGTGCAGGCGCTGGCCAACGGCATCGTGGTTGCGAGCGACGGCAGCGTGCGGGTGCAGGAGGCCTTCTCGGTGCAGGCGATGTTCGAGTCCACGCACCTGCGCTACAAGTACCTGCACGTGGGCGTGCAGCGCGTCGCCAAGGGCGAGCCGCTGGATGCGAGCGCGCCGCAGAACACGCTCATGGGCGTGCCGGCCCTGCCCCTTCCGCCCGGGCAGCCGCCCGATGGCACGCCGGTGTTCTACGACGCGGTGCACGAGCAGCATCCGGTGCGCGTGGCCGCGCTGCGCCAGACCGTCTACGACACCAGGCATCCCGGCGATGGCTGGAGCGTGTTGATCCAGGCGGCCGAGGGCACCGGTCCACGCCTGCAGGCCCAGACCGAATCGCTCAAGCAGGAACTGCTGCGCGACACGCGCATGATCCTGGTGGTGGCCCTCCTGGTGTGGCTGGGCGTGGCCTGGACGCTGCGGCCGCTGGAGCGCCTTCGCCGGTCGCTGCGCGAACGCCGGCGCGACGACCTGAAGCCGCTGGACGCGAGCGGCGTGCCGCAGGAAGTGGTGCCGCTGGTGGAAGCCGTCAACCACCATATCGCGGGCCATCGGCGCATGGTGGCGGAGCAGTCGCAGTTTCTCGCCGATGCCTCGCACCAGCTGCGCACGCCGCTGAGCATCCTGTCGATCCAGGCCGGCTATGCGGTGCGCGAGACCGACCCAGAACGCATGCGCGAATCGCTGCATGCCATCGTCGCGCAGCTGGCGCGCACGCGTCGCCTCAGCGAGCAACTGCTGTCGCTCGCACATGCAACCACCGAAGACGAGATCGCCGGCACCGAGCCCGCGGTGGTCGACTTGAGCGACATCGCACGCGGCGTGGTGCTGCAGTACCTGCCGCTCGCGCACGAGCACGACCAGGACCTGGGCTGGGTCGATGCGCGCGCCGAATCGGAGACCGAGGACGAGACCCCGGTGCTCCCCGTCAGGGCCAATGCCGCCGAGCTGCACGAGGCGCTCGCGAACCTGGTGCACAACGCCATCAAGTACACGCCGCGCGGCGGCAACATCACGGTGACCGTGCGGCGCGAGGCCTCGCACGCGCTGGCCGAGGTCTGCGACAGCGGCCCGGGCATCGCGCCCGAGCGGCGCGACAGCGTGTTCGAGCGGTTCCATCGCGACCCCGCCGCGGGCGCCGCCGGCGCACAAGGCGCGGGCCTCGGCCTCACCATCGCGCGCAGCTACGCGCGGAGAAACGGCGGCGAGATCGAACTCGACAACGCCGACACGCCGGAGAGCGCGAACGGCGGCGGCTTGCGCGCGATCCTGAAGCTCCCATTGGCCGTTTTACCTAGGGTTTCTGCGGGGTAG
- a CDS encoding response regulator: MRILLVEDELDMASWLIRALTQSGFVADHAPDARTAEAFMAGTEYDAIVLDLRLPDKHGLSVLADMRDADDRTPVLILTAQGALQDRVRGLNLGADDFLTKPFELVELEARLAALVRRSRGKQHPRLQCASLAYDSESHAFTLRGALLSLTPREQAALTALLMRSGAPVGKSQLFAKVFTNDSTAGPDAIEVVLHRLRRKLADSDVRIVTVRGLGYMLEGIADGPAASPAPTA, from the coding sequence ATGCGCATCCTTCTGGTGGAAGACGAACTGGACATGGCCTCGTGGCTCATCCGGGCGTTGACCCAGAGCGGCTTCGTGGCCGACCACGCGCCCGATGCGCGCACCGCCGAGGCCTTCATGGCCGGCACCGAATACGACGCGATCGTTCTCGACCTGCGCCTGCCCGACAAGCACGGCCTGAGCGTGCTGGCCGACATGCGCGATGCCGACGACCGCACGCCCGTGCTCATCCTCACCGCGCAGGGCGCGTTGCAGGACCGGGTACGTGGCCTGAATCTCGGCGCGGACGATTTCCTCACCAAGCCCTTCGAGCTGGTCGAGCTCGAGGCGCGGCTGGCGGCGCTGGTGCGGCGCAGCCGCGGCAAGCAGCATCCGCGGCTGCAATGCGCCTCGCTCGCGTACGACAGCGAGAGCCACGCCTTCACGCTGCGCGGCGCGCTGCTGTCGCTCACGCCGCGCGAGCAGGCCGCGCTCACCGCGCTCCTGATGCGCAGCGGCGCACCGGTCGGCAAGTCGCAGCTCTTCGCCAAGGTGTTCACCAACGACAGCACCGCGGGCCCCGACGCCATCGAGGTGGTGCTGCACCGCCTCAGGCGCAAGCTCGCGGACAGCGACGTGCGCATCGTCACCGTGCGCGGGCTGGGCTACATGCTCGAGGGCATTGCCGATGGACCCGCAGCTTCCCCCGCCCCCACAGCCTGA
- a CDS encoding sulfurtransferase produces the protein MQEILNIAAYKFVAIDDSPVLREDLRARTQALGLMGTILLAPEGINLFLAGTADAIHAFLADLRADARFADLETKESWSAAQPFRRMLVKLKREIIRMDHPAIQPAAGRAPGVDASTLKRWLDQGHDDEGREIALLDTRNDFEVDEGTFDGAIDWRITKFTEFPPALKAHREEFKGKTVVSFCTGGIRCEKAAILMREEGVEHVLQLEGGILKYFEEVGGAHYHGDCFVFDGRRALAPDLSARAADASARASEDIDLGRGLKK, from the coding sequence GTGCAAGAGATTCTGAATATCGCGGCCTACAAATTCGTGGCCATAGACGACAGCCCCGTGCTGCGCGAAGACCTGCGTGCCCGCACCCAGGCCCTGGGCCTCATGGGCACCATCCTGCTGGCACCGGAGGGTATCAACCTGTTTCTGGCGGGCACCGCCGACGCCATCCACGCCTTCCTGGCCGACCTGCGCGCCGATGCGCGCTTCGCCGACCTCGAAACCAAGGAGAGCTGGTCCGCCGCGCAACCCTTCCGGCGCATGCTGGTCAAGCTCAAGCGCGAGATCATCCGCATGGACCACCCGGCCATCCAACCGGCTGCCGGACGCGCCCCGGGCGTCGATGCCTCCACCCTCAAGCGCTGGCTCGACCAGGGCCACGACGACGAGGGCCGCGAGATCGCCCTCCTCGACACGCGCAACGACTTCGAGGTCGACGAAGGCACCTTCGACGGCGCGATCGACTGGCGCATCACCAAGTTCACCGAATTCCCGCCCGCGCTGAAGGCGCACCGCGAGGAGTTCAAGGGAAAGACCGTCGTGAGCTTCTGCACCGGCGGCATCCGCTGCGAGAAGGCCGCGATCCTGATGCGCGAGGAAGGCGTCGAGCATGTGCTGCAGCTCGAAGGCGGCATCCTCAAATATTTCGAGGAAGTCGGCGGCGCGCACTACCACGGCGACTGCTTCGTGTTCGACGGCCGGCGCGCGCTGGCGCCCGACCTGAGCGCCCGCGCGGCCGATGCCAGTGCACGCGCGTCGGAAGACATCGACCTGGGCCGCGGCCTGAAAAAATAA
- the dnaE gene encoding DNA polymerase III subunit alpha: protein MFVHLRLHTEFSVVDGTNRIDEVIKAAAADKQPALAITDLNNLFGAVKFYKQGRGKGVKPVIGAEIFIEGLGKEPGVLTRLVLLVQNMEGYLSLSELLARAWTQNVGRGQSQAACKLEWLEELSGGLIVLSGAQAGPLGVPLLQGQEERAAELALKLAGMFPHRFYIELQRAGRPEDEPHVIAAVKLAARLKLPVVATHPVQFAERQDYEAHEARVCISEGEILGNPRRVRKFTEEQYFKSTAEMQALFADVPSALANTVEIAKRCNLTLVLGKPQLPDFPTPFVSEGVRMPIGEFFRQESFEGLEARLKHLYPDEAKRNAERPRYVERLEFEINTILNMGFPGYFLIVGDFIKWAKENGCPVGPGRGSGAGSLVAYALKITDLDPLEYKLLFERFLNPERVSMPDFDIDFCQGNRDRVIDYVKDKYGRNAVSQIATFGTMAARAAIRDVGRVLDMSYMFCDGISKLIPNKPGMSVTLQYPPEKKIEGDKNNYAIEMEPQLAQRIEKEEEVRMLVELAQKLEGMTRNIGMHAGGVLIAPGKLTDFCPLYQQPGSDSAVSQYDKDDVEAIGLVKFDFLGLATLTILEIAKDFIVARHKGQENFAFENIPLKDAATYRLFSEGKTEAVFQFESRGMQGMLKDARPTRLEDLIALNALYRPGPMDLIPSFVARKHGREEVEYPHPAVAEMLSETYGIMVYQEQVMQTAQILGGYSLGGADLLRRAMGKKKLEEMAEHREKFRAGALSTHGIPQDKADEIFDLMEKFAGYGFNKSHAAAYSLLAYHTGWLKVHYTAEFFCANMTVEMDDTDKLKLLFEDAQKNFGITFEPPDVNRGNYRFEPVTDRVIRYGLGAVKGTGQLAVEAVVRAREEGGPFKSLFDFCVRIDRQRINKRTVEALIKAGAFDAIQQNRAALIASVDRAFEFASATAANASQVDIFGDCEHGSATAEPDLVDATPWGVKERLTLEKTAIGFYLSGHLFDEVSHEVRRFCKREIGDLLDSRDQQVIAGIVSDFRVINGQRGRLAIFKLDDKSEAIDATADEALINANRNTLKDDELVIVSGRLQPARGGFEARFQVQQVWDLATARCRFGKFLRVAVNGKAPDIARLVKDFPPRTEQTEVGDLVQGLPVRLSMARGGAQVELQLGERAKFFPTDAALASWTAQAEAGKALIVYE from the coding sequence ATGTTTGTTCACCTGCGCCTGCACACCGAGTTTTCCGTCGTCGACGGCACCAACCGGATCGACGAAGTCATCAAGGCCGCCGCTGCCGACAAGCAGCCCGCATTGGCCATCACCGACCTGAACAACCTGTTCGGGGCGGTCAAGTTCTACAAGCAGGGGCGGGGCAAGGGCGTCAAGCCCGTCATCGGCGCTGAAATCTTCATCGAAGGGCTGGGCAAGGAGCCCGGCGTGCTCACCCGGCTCGTGCTGCTGGTGCAGAACATGGAGGGCTACCTGAGCCTGTCCGAACTGCTGGCACGCGCCTGGACGCAGAACGTGGGCCGCGGCCAGTCGCAGGCGGCCTGCAAGCTCGAATGGCTCGAGGAGCTGTCGGGTGGGTTGATCGTGCTCTCGGGCGCGCAGGCCGGGCCGCTGGGCGTGCCGCTGCTGCAGGGACAGGAAGAGCGCGCCGCCGAACTGGCGCTGAAGTTGGCGGGCATGTTTCCGCACCGCTTCTACATCGAGCTGCAGCGCGCAGGCCGTCCGGAAGACGAGCCGCATGTCATCGCCGCCGTGAAGCTCGCGGCACGCCTGAAGCTGCCGGTGGTTGCCACGCACCCGGTGCAGTTCGCCGAACGGCAGGACTACGAGGCGCACGAGGCGCGCGTCTGCATCTCCGAAGGCGAGATCCTCGGCAACCCGCGCCGCGTGCGCAAGTTCACCGAAGAGCAGTACTTCAAGTCGACCGCCGAGATGCAGGCCCTGTTCGCCGACGTGCCGAGCGCGCTGGCCAACACGGTCGAGATCGCCAAGCGCTGCAACCTCACGCTGGTGCTGGGCAAGCCGCAACTGCCCGACTTCCCGACGCCCTTCGTGAGCGAAGGCGTGCGCATGCCGATCGGCGAGTTCTTCCGCCAGGAATCGTTCGAAGGCCTCGAGGCGCGGCTCAAGCACCTGTACCCCGACGAGGCCAAGCGCAATGCCGAGCGGCCACGCTACGTGGAGCGCCTGGAGTTCGAGATCAACACGATCCTGAACATGGGCTTCCCCGGCTACTTCCTGATCGTGGGCGACTTCATCAAGTGGGCCAAGGAAAACGGCTGCCCCGTGGGCCCGGGCCGGGGTTCGGGCGCGGGCTCGCTGGTGGCCTATGCGCTGAAGATCACCGACCTCGACCCGCTCGAATACAAGCTGCTGTTCGAACGTTTCCTGAACCCCGAACGCGTCTCGATGCCCGACTTCGACATCGACTTCTGCCAGGGCAACCGGGACCGCGTGATCGACTACGTGAAGGACAAGTACGGCCGCAACGCCGTGAGCCAGATCGCCACCTTCGGCACCATGGCCGCGCGCGCCGCCATCCGCGACGTGGGCCGCGTGCTGGACATGAGCTACATGTTCTGCGACGGCATCAGCAAGCTGATTCCGAACAAGCCGGGCATGTCGGTCACGCTGCAGTACCCGCCCGAGAAAAAGATCGAGGGCGACAAGAACAACTACGCCATCGAGATGGAGCCGCAGCTCGCGCAGCGCATCGAGAAGGAAGAAGAAGTGCGCATGCTGGTCGAGCTCGCGCAGAAGCTCGAAGGCATGACCCGCAACATCGGCATGCACGCCGGCGGCGTGCTCATTGCGCCGGGCAAGCTCACCGATTTCTGCCCGCTCTACCAGCAGCCGGGCAGCGACTCGGCCGTGAGCCAGTACGACAAGGACGACGTCGAAGCCATCGGGCTCGTGAAGTTCGACTTCTTGGGCTTGGCCACGCTCACCATCCTGGAGATCGCCAAGGACTTCATCGTCGCGCGGCACAAGGGCCAGGAGAACTTCGCGTTCGAGAACATTCCACTGAAGGACGCAGCCACCTATCGGCTCTTCTCCGAAGGCAAGACGGAGGCGGTGTTCCAGTTTGAATCGCGCGGCATGCAGGGCATGCTGAAGGATGCACGGCCCACGCGCCTGGAAGACCTGATCGCGCTCAATGCGCTGTACCGCCCCGGCCCGATGGACCTGATCCCCAGCTTCGTGGCGCGCAAGCACGGCCGCGAAGAGGTGGAGTACCCGCACCCGGCCGTGGCCGAGATGCTCTCGGAGACCTACGGGATCATGGTCTACCAGGAGCAGGTGATGCAGACCGCGCAGATCCTGGGCGGCTACTCGCTCGGCGGCGCCGACCTGCTGCGCCGCGCGATGGGCAAGAAGAAGCTCGAGGAGATGGCCGAGCACCGCGAGAAATTCCGCGCGGGCGCGCTCTCCACGCACGGCATTCCCCAGGACAAGGCCGACGAAATCTTCGACTTGATGGAGAAGTTCGCGGGCTACGGCTTCAACAAGTCGCATGCCGCCGCGTACTCGCTGCTCGCGTACCACACGGGTTGGCTCAAGGTCCACTACACGGCCGAATTCTTCTGCGCCAACATGACCGTGGAAATGGACGACACGGACAAGCTCAAGCTGCTGTTCGAAGACGCCCAGAAGAATTTCGGCATCACCTTCGAGCCGCCGGACGTGAACCGCGGCAACTACCGCTTCGAGCCGGTCACCGACCGGGTGATCCGCTATGGCCTAGGTGCCGTCAAGGGCACGGGCCAGCTCGCGGTCGAGGCTGTGGTGCGGGCGCGCGAGGAGGGCGGGCCGTTCAAGAGCCTGTTCGATTTCTGCGTGCGCATCGACCGCCAGCGGATCAACAAGCGCACGGTCGAGGCGCTCATCAAGGCCGGCGCGTTCGACGCGATCCAGCAGAACCGCGCCGCGCTGATCGCCTCGGTGGACCGCGCCTTCGAATTCGCCAGCGCGACGGCGGCCAACGCCTCGCAGGTCGACATCTTCGGCGACTGCGAACACGGCTCTGCCACTGCCGAACCCGATCTGGTCGACGCCACGCCGTGGGGCGTGAAGGAGCGTCTGACCCTCGAGAAAACTGCCATCGGCTTCTACCTTTCGGGCCACCTGTTCGACGAGGTCTCGCACGAGGTGCGGCGCTTCTGCAAGCGCGAGATCGGCGACCTGCTCGACAGCCGCGACCAGCAGGTCATCGCGGGCATCGTGAGCGACTTCCGCGTGATCAACGGCCAGCGCGGGCGGCTCGCGATCTTCAAGCTCGACGACAAGTCCGAGGCCATCGATGCGACGGCCGACGAGGCGCTCATCAACGCCAACCGCAACACCTTGAAGGACGATGAACTCGTCATCGTGAGCGGCCGGCTACAACCCGCGCGCGGCGGTTTCGAGGCGCGCTTCCAGGTGCAGCAGGTGTGGGACCTCGCGACGGCGCGCTGCCGCTTCGGCAAGTTCCTGCGCGTGGCGGTGAACGGCAAGGCGCCCGACATCGCGCGGCTGGTGAAGGACTTTCCGCCTCGCACCGAGCAGACGGAAGTCGGCGACCTCGTGCAGGGGCTGCCGGTGCGCCTGTCGATGGCGCGTGGCGGTGCGCAGGTCGAGCTGCAGCTGGGCGAGCGCGCCAAGTTCTTCCCGACCGATGCCGCGCTCGCGAGCTGGACGGCCCAGGCGGAGGCGGGCAAGGCGCTGATCGTCTACGAGTGA
- a CDS encoding NirD/YgiW/YdeI family stress tolerance protein has product MTHTKIKTKTLKTAALALGMSLAMSAAFAQYAGPSSVPTMSVKQLLDTGKDDQHATLRGFIVSHDGGEHYTFADDTGRMKVEIDAKHFPAGVKIDDKVRVEITGEFDKDLVGNKAELDVKRLSLAR; this is encoded by the coding sequence ATGACCCATACCAAGATCAAGACCAAGACCCTGAAGACCGCCGCGCTCGCGCTCGGCATGTCGCTCGCGATGTCCGCCGCCTTCGCCCAGTACGCCGGCCCGAGCAGCGTGCCGACGATGAGCGTCAAGCAACTGCTCGACACCGGCAAGGACGACCAGCACGCCACGCTGCGCGGCTTCATCGTCTCGCACGATGGCGGCGAGCACTACACCTTCGCCGACGACACCGGCCGCATGAAGGTGGAGATCGATGCCAAGCACTTCCCGGCCGGCGTGAAGATCGACGACAAGGTGCGCGTCGAGATCACGGGCGAGTTCGACAAGGACCTCGTCGGCAACAAGGCCGAGCTCGACGTCAAGCGGCTGAGCCTGGCGCGCTGA